One genomic segment of Micromonospora sp. WMMC415 includes these proteins:
- a CDS encoding S9 family peptidase: MEPSPAPVAKQVPTDRTHHGDTVVDEYAWLAVKDDPETIAHLTAENAYTEKRTAHLADLRGQLFEETRRRTQETDLSVPARKGGYWYYTRTVEGQQYGVHCRRAVRDAETDPPISLDGAPLNGEEVLLDGNLLAEGHDFFALGAFDVSPDGRWLAYSTDFSGDERFTLRVKDLTTGELLPDEVPDTFYGTAWSADASVLFYVTVDDAWRPNRVWRHTLGTPSSEDAVVHQEDDERFWVGVELTRSEKFVVIDIHSKVTSEVLVIPAGNPTGTPASVAPRRQGVEYTVEHHGHRFLILHNDGAEDFALAYTSADAPGDWVPLIEHSPGTRLEAVDAFENHLVVTLRTNGLTGLRVLPIGGGDPHDIEFPEPLYSVGLGSNPEYRTRQVRLGYTSLVTPDSVYDYDLVTRQMTLRRQKPVLPGPDGRPYDATAYEQHRDWALADDGTRVPISLVCRAGTPRDGSAPCLIYGYGSYEASMDPWFSVARLSLLDRGVVFAVAHIRGGGELGRRWYDQGKLLAKKNTFTDFVACARHLVKAGWTAGDRLVARGASAGGLLMGAVANLAPDAFAGIVAQVPFVDALTSILDPSLPLTVTEWEEWGNPLDDPEVYAYMKSYTPYENVRAVDYPAILAVTSLNDTRVLYHEPAKWIARLRATAPQGDYLLKTEMGAGHGGPSGRYDAWREEAFVNAWILDRLGRA, translated from the coding sequence CTGGAGCCGTCGCCCGCGCCCGTCGCCAAGCAGGTGCCGACCGACCGCACCCACCACGGCGACACCGTCGTCGACGAGTACGCCTGGCTGGCCGTCAAGGACGACCCGGAGACGATCGCCCACCTGACCGCCGAGAACGCGTACACCGAGAAGCGGACCGCCCACCTCGCCGACCTGCGCGGGCAACTGTTCGAGGAGACCCGCCGGCGCACCCAGGAGACCGACCTGTCGGTGCCCGCCCGCAAGGGCGGGTACTGGTACTACACCCGCACGGTCGAGGGCCAGCAGTACGGCGTCCACTGCCGACGGGCCGTCCGCGACGCCGAGACGGACCCGCCGATCAGTCTCGACGGCGCGCCCCTGAACGGCGAGGAGGTACTGCTCGACGGCAACCTGCTCGCCGAGGGGCACGACTTCTTCGCGCTCGGGGCGTTCGACGTCAGCCCGGACGGGCGCTGGCTGGCCTACTCGACGGACTTCTCCGGAGACGAACGCTTCACGCTGCGGGTCAAGGACCTGACGACCGGGGAACTGCTTCCCGACGAGGTGCCGGACACGTTCTACGGTACCGCCTGGTCCGCCGACGCCTCGGTGCTGTTCTACGTGACCGTCGACGACGCGTGGCGCCCGAACCGGGTGTGGCGGCACACGCTGGGCACCCCGTCGAGCGAGGACGCGGTGGTCCACCAGGAGGACGACGAGCGGTTCTGGGTGGGCGTCGAGCTGACCCGCTCGGAGAAGTTCGTCGTCATCGACATCCACAGCAAGGTGACCAGCGAGGTGCTGGTCATCCCCGCCGGCAACCCGACCGGCACGCCGGCCTCGGTGGCGCCCCGGCGGCAGGGTGTGGAGTACACGGTCGAGCACCACGGGCACCGGTTCCTGATCCTGCACAACGACGGCGCCGAGGACTTCGCGCTCGCGTACACCTCGGCGGACGCCCCCGGCGACTGGGTGCCGCTGATCGAGCACTCCCCGGGCACCCGGCTGGAGGCGGTCGACGCGTTCGAGAACCACCTGGTCGTCACGCTGCGCACCAACGGGCTCACCGGATTGCGCGTGCTGCCGATCGGCGGCGGCGACCCGCACGACATCGAGTTCCCCGAGCCGCTGTACAGCGTCGGGCTGGGCAGCAACCCGGAGTACCGCACCCGGCAGGTCCGGCTGGGCTACACCTCACTGGTCACCCCCGACTCGGTGTACGACTACGACCTGGTGACCCGACAGATGACGCTGCGCCGGCAGAAGCCGGTGCTGCCGGGCCCGGACGGGCGGCCGTACGACGCGACGGCCTACGAGCAGCACCGCGACTGGGCGCTCGCCGACGACGGCACCCGGGTGCCCATCTCGCTGGTCTGCCGGGCCGGCACCCCCCGGGACGGCTCCGCGCCGTGCCTCATCTACGGGTACGGCTCGTACGAGGCCAGCATGGACCCCTGGTTCTCGGTGGCCCGACTGTCCCTGCTCGACCGTGGCGTGGTCTTCGCCGTCGCGCACATCCGGGGCGGCGGCGAGCTGGGCCGGCGCTGGTACGACCAGGGCAAGCTGCTCGCCAAGAAGAACACCTTCACCGACTTCGTGGCCTGCGCCCGGCACCTGGTCAAGGCCGGCTGGACGGCCGGCGACCGGCTGGTCGCCCGGGGCGCCTCGGCCGGTGGCCTGCTGATGGGCGCCGTGGCCAACCTCGCCCCGGACGCGTTCGCCGGGATCGTCGCGCAGGTGCCTTTCGTGGACGCGCTCACCTCGATCCTCGACCCGTCGCTGCCGCTGACCGTCACCGAGTGGGAGGAGTGGGGCAACCCGCTCGACGACCCCGAGGTGTACGCGTACATGAAGTCCTACACGCCGTACGAGAACGTGCGGGCCGTGGACTACCCGGCGATCCTCGCGGTGACCAGCCTCAACGACACGCGGGTGCTCTACCACGAGCCGGCGAAGTGGATCGCCCGGCTGCGGGCGACCGCCCCGCAGGGCGACTACCTGCTCAAGACCGAGATG